The sequence CGCGGCTTTTTCTTCGCCCAATCAGCGCGAGCGGCTCTGGCGACCTGATTTAGCGCCTCGCAACGGTTTGGCCTCTACACTCCCCTCATGTGGGCGCAGCACCTTCTGACCCTGCCGGCGCGGCGGCGCGGCTTTCACCTCATCACGCGGGAGGTTGCTGCGGCAGTGCCAGAACTGGCCCGGCTTCGCGTTGGCCTGCTCCACGTCTTTCTCCAGCACACCAGCGCCAGCCTGACCCTGAATGAAAATGCCAGCCCCGACGTGCCGCGGGACTTCGAGCGCTATTTCAATTATGCAGTCCCTGACGGCTGGCCGGCCTTCGAGCACACCCTGGAAGGTTCAGACGACATGCCCGCGCACATTAAGGCGAGTCTGCTGGGGCTAAGCCTGACCCTGCCGGTGCAGGGGGGCCGCCTGGCCCTGGGCACCTGGCAAGGCATCTATCTGTGCGAACACAGAGACGATGGCGGAGCGCGCCGGCTGGTGCTGACGGTACAGGGCGAGCTGCTGTGACGCGGCGCAGTGCCTTCTGCGCCCGCGTCCATCCCACGTAAACAAGTCCCGCTCCTTCCAGCCCCCTCTCGCTTACACTGAGGTACGGTGCTGCGCGCCGTGCTTTTTTTTGCCCCAACCAGGGACCGGAAAAGTAAGTCTGGGCGGCGCAGCATAAGGGGCAATACATGCCTGGAATTGCAATTGTGGGCGCCCAGTGGGGCGACGAGGGCAAGGGGAAAATCACTGATTTTCTCGCGCCGGAAGCCGAGTTCGTGGTGCGCTATCAGGGCGGGGCCAATGCCGGGCATACGGTCACGGCGAAGGGGCAGACCTTTAAGCTCAACCTGCTGCCCAGCGGTGTGCTGCACGAAGGCACCGTCAGTGTGCTGGGCGACGGCATGGTCATTGACGCCGACAAGTTCATGGAAGAGCGGCGCAACCTGCAAGCCGGTGGGCTGGACCCCGAACTGCGCATCAGCGACCGGGCGCACCTGGTCCTGCCGCACCACAAATATGTGGACGGCCGCAAGGACTTCGTGGGGACCACCGGGCGGGGCATCGGCCCGGCCTACGCCGACCGCGCCCGCCGAGTGGGCATCCGCTTTGGCGACCTGCTGGATGACCATGTGCTCTCAGAGCGTATCGAGCGCCTGCTGGAAGCCAAGCCCAACTCCACCCGCGACGCGGGGTGGACGACTGTTCAGGTGGCCCTAGACAGCCTGGCCCCCACCCGCGAGGCGCTGGCCCCCTTCATCCAGGACACGGGCGCGCAGCTGCGGGCGGCCATTGCCGAGGGCCGCAACGTGCTGTTTGAAGGCGCGCAGGCCACCTTGCTGGACCTGAACTACGGCACCTACCCCTTTGTCACCAGTTCTCACCCCACGGTGGGGGGCATCCTGGTGGGCGCTGGCGTGAACCACAAGGCCATCCACAAGGTCTATGGCGTGGCCAAAGCCTTCAATACCCGCGTGGGCCACGGTCCCTTTGTGACAGAAGTGCACGACGAAGCCGGCATTCTGCGCCTGCGCGGCGACGGCTCCAAGCCCTGGGACGAGTACGGCACGACCACCGGCCGCGCCCGCCGGGTGGGCTGGCTGGACCTGCACCTCCTCAAATACGCTGTGGACGTGAACGGCCTGGACGGCCTGGTCATCAACAAGATGGACATTCTGGCGGGCCTGGACATCATTCCCGTGTGCGTGGGCTACGGCTCCAGCGGCGAACCCCTGATGAAAGAGATGCCCGGCTGGGCCACCACCGACGGCGCCACCAGCCGCGCGACGCTGGCCAAAGAAGCGCAGGCCTACCTCGACCTGATTGAAGAGACGGTGGGCTGCCCAGTGGTCATCTTCTCGGCCGGGCCCGCGCGTGAACAGACCTACGGCCAGGTCAGCTGGACCTGAACACAGGTGGGGCGGTGGGGGCAGGCCTCCCGCCGCCTGAAAGCCAGCCGACAAGTGCCGCGAGCGGCGGTGAGGCACACTTGGGGGTCGTTCGGTAGACGGCTGGCCCGAGCAGAATGAGACGGACTGCCGTGTCTGTCACGCCAACACAACGGGCAAGAACCGATGTGCCACTTCCACGGCCGGAACTCTCTTTGCTCCTTCCTCCGGTTGGCTTTCGTCGTGTTTGTAAACGATTCAATCGGCGTCGGGATGAGCGGTCAAAGAGCCGTGGTGCGGGTCGTGAACTTCCTTTCCGGTGGTGTTCGGGGAGAGGAGGACACCAGACGCGCCCCGGCCGCCGTACACTCGCGGCATTCATCGCGGCGCCTGGCCTGCCGTGCGGGCGCCACCAAAGGAGTGACATTTTGACCACCGAACCCGTCATCAGTGCCAACGACGAGAAGCAGGAGGTGCCCGGTCTGAGCGCCCTGACGCACGAATGGCTTTCGGCCATCGGGGAAGACCCCGCGCGCGAGGGCCTGCTGCGCACCCCGCACCGCGTGGCCAAGGCCTGGAGCTTCATGACCGCCGGCTATCAGAAAACGCTGGAGGACGCCGTGGGGGACGCCGTGTTCGCCGCCGAGGGCAGCGAGATGGTGATCGTCAAGGACATCGAGTTCTATTCCATGTGCGAACACCACATGCTTCCTTTTTATGGGCGGGCGCATGTGGCTTACATCCCGGACGGTAAGATTCTGGGGCTTAGCAAGTTTGCGCGCATCGTGGACCTGTACTCGCGCCGCCTTCAGGTGCAGGAGCGCATTACCACCCAGATTGCCGACGCCACAGAGGCCCTGCTCTCGCCCAAGGGCGTGGCCGTGTTCATGGAAGGCGTTCACCTGTGCATGGCCATGCGCGGCGTCCAGAAGCAGAATTCCAGCACCACCACC is a genomic window of Deinococcus betulae containing:
- a CDS encoding secondary thiamine-phosphate synthase enzyme YjbQ, translated to MWAQHLLTLPARRRGFHLITREVAAAVPELARLRVGLLHVFLQHTSASLTLNENASPDVPRDFERYFNYAVPDGWPAFEHTLEGSDDMPAHIKASLLGLSLTLPVQGGRLALGTWQGIYLCEHRDDGGARRLVLTVQGELL
- a CDS encoding adenylosuccinate synthase; its protein translation is MPGIAIVGAQWGDEGKGKITDFLAPEAEFVVRYQGGANAGHTVTAKGQTFKLNLLPSGVLHEGTVSVLGDGMVIDADKFMEERRNLQAGGLDPELRISDRAHLVLPHHKYVDGRKDFVGTTGRGIGPAYADRARRVGIRFGDLLDDHVLSERIERLLEAKPNSTRDAGWTTVQVALDSLAPTREALAPFIQDTGAQLRAAIAEGRNVLFEGAQATLLDLNYGTYPFVTSSHPTVGGILVGAGVNHKAIHKVYGVAKAFNTRVGHGPFVTEVHDEAGILRLRGDGSKPWDEYGTTTGRARRVGWLDLHLLKYAVDVNGLDGLVINKMDILAGLDIIPVCVGYGSSGEPLMKEMPGWATTDGATSRATLAKEAQAYLDLIEETVGCPVVIFSAGPAREQTYGQVSWT
- the folE gene encoding GTP cyclohydrolase I FolE; amino-acid sequence: MTTEPVISANDEKQEVPGLSALTHEWLSAIGEDPAREGLLRTPHRVAKAWSFMTAGYQKTLEDAVGDAVFAAEGSEMVIVKDIEFYSMCEHHMLPFYGRAHVAYIPDGKILGLSKFARIVDLYSRRLQVQERITTQIADATEALLSPKGVAVFMEGVHLCMAMRGVQKQNSSTTTSAMRGRFRTDPRTRAEFMSAVQGTLRGR